A single region of the Anaerostipes rhamnosivorans genome encodes:
- a CDS encoding ABC transporter ATP-binding protein, which produces MEQSIIEIKNLVKRYKDLVALDHLNMEVREGEVFGLLGPNGSGKTTAINCILGLLSYDKGEIKVFGKPMEADSYDSKREIGVVMQNVAVFDELTVFENIDYFCGLYVRDKKERKKLVEEAIQFVELDEFRKFYPPKLSGGLLRRLNIACGIAHKPKLIFLDEPTVAVDPQSRNKILEGILELNRQGTTVIYTSHYMEEVEQICSRILIMDKGRPLAIGTKEELKQMIKMGEKITVDVFDLKEKDLQAIQNMKHVFQAKYSDRKLYVQCSGGSHNLVNLLGYLSDREISFGRVYSELPTLNDVFLEITGKQLRD; this is translated from the coding sequence ATGGAACAATCTATCATTGAAATAAAAAATCTTGTGAAACGCTATAAAGACCTGGTGGCTTTGGATCATTTGAATATGGAAGTCAGGGAGGGAGAAGTATTTGGGCTTCTTGGGCCGAATGGTTCAGGTAAGACAACAGCGATCAACTGTATCCTGGGTCTTCTGTCCTATGACAAGGGGGAAATAAAGGTTTTCGGAAAACCGATGGAGGCTGACTCTTATGACAGTAAAAGAGAGATTGGTGTGGTCATGCAGAATGTGGCAGTTTTTGATGAACTGACAGTCTTTGAGAACATTGATTATTTCTGTGGGCTGTATGTGAGAGATAAAAAGGAGAGAAAAAAACTCGTGGAGGAGGCCATCCAGTTTGTAGAGTTGGATGAATTCCGCAAGTTTTATCCCCCAAAGCTGTCAGGAGGTCTTCTAAGACGCCTTAACATTGCCTGCGGCATTGCACATAAGCCAAAACTGATTTTCCTGGATGAGCCTACGGTGGCTGTAGACCCACAGAGCCGAAATAAGATCCTGGAGGGAATACTGGAATTAAACCGGCAGGGGACAACTGTTATTTATACCTCTCATTACATGGAGGAAGTGGAACAGATCTGCAGCAGGATTCTGATCATGGATAAGGGGCGGCCGCTGGCCATTGGAACAAAGGAAGAATTGAAACAGATGATCAAGATGGGAGAAAAAATTACGGTAGATGTCTTTGACCTAAAGGAGAAAGACCTGCAGGCGATTCAAAATATGAAGCATGTATTCCAGGCAAAATATTCTGACAGAAAGCTGTATGTGCAGTGTAGCGGAGGAAGCCATAATCTGGTCAATCTTCTGGGATATCTGTCTGACAGGGAGATATCTTTTGGAAGAGTATACTCGGAGCTTCCCACATTAAATGACGTATTCCTGGAGATCACAGGAAAACAGCTGAGGGATTAG
- a CDS encoding sensor histidine kinase produces MSVLIDKSILLLFTIPLLLRESGMVPVIAFLTGFTASCVLSLKDHEKLSLSVSCMYGILSISFPSFELFLPLFCYDCTRTSRKFSGALLVLCSIPFLTSHPLFLRMGLILNLLLSIFLSVRTQKLDGMREEFKKLRDDSTELNLLLNKKNRYLLEKQETEIHLATLKERNRIAREIHDNVGHMLSRSILQLGALKALNQDPALSLPLSELHKTLNTAMDSIRTSVHGLQESSVSLHDTVSEISRGYPDYNVDFVYDISDSPPQNLQYCFAAIIKEAFTNTSKHSNARHIRLVLREHPSFYQLLFEDDGTIEPGSYSSGMGLSNMKERIESFHGTIHISYEHGFKIFITVPHNTSSYQLGGNT; encoded by the coding sequence ATGTCCGTACTCATAGATAAATCTATTTTATTATTATTTACCATTCCTCTTCTCCTGCGGGAGAGTGGTATGGTGCCTGTCATTGCGTTTTTGACTGGGTTTACTGCTTCTTGCGTTCTTTCCCTGAAAGATCATGAGAAGCTGTCTCTATCTGTCTCATGTATGTATGGCATTCTCAGTATATCATTTCCTTCTTTTGAGTTGTTTCTTCCTCTGTTTTGTTATGACTGTACACGGACCAGCCGGAAGTTTTCCGGGGCACTTCTCGTTTTGTGTTCCATTCCCTTTCTGACGTCCCACCCGCTGTTTCTTCGTATGGGGCTGATCCTCAATCTTTTGCTCTCCATTTTTTTATCTGTACGCACACAGAAACTGGACGGCATGAGGGAAGAATTCAAAAAATTAAGGGATGACAGCACGGAGCTGAATCTGCTGCTTAATAAAAAGAACCGATATCTGTTGGAAAAACAGGAAACAGAAATACACCTTGCAACTCTGAAAGAGCGGAACAGAATCGCAAGAGAAATCCATGACAATGTGGGACACATGCTCTCACGGTCCATTCTTCAGCTTGGTGCACTGAAGGCTCTCAACCAGGACCCTGCTCTTTCTCTGCCGCTTTCTGAGCTGCATAAGACGCTGAACACAGCCATGGACAGTATCCGTACAAGCGTGCACGGGCTTCAGGAATCTTCCGTCAGCCTCCATGACACTGTATCGGAGATCAGTCGGGGATATCCAGATTATAATGTTGATTTTGTCTACGATATCTCAGATTCTCCCCCGCAGAATCTCCAATACTGTTTTGCGGCCATCATCAAAGAAGCATTTACAAATACGTCAAAACACAGCAATGCCAGGCATATCCGCCTTGTCCTGAGAGAACATCCATCCTTCTATCAGCTGCTGTTTGAAGACGATGGAACGATCGAGCCCGGCTCCTACTCGTCCGGCATGGGGTTATCGAATATGAAAGAACGGATCGAATCATTTCACGGAACGATTCATATTTCATATGAACATGGTTTTAAAATATTTATCACAGTTCCGCACAATACATCATCTTATCAACTGGGAGGTAATACATGA
- a CDS encoding response regulator transcription factor has translation MNIIIIDDDKLVSSSLKTILETSPDIMVKALGSDGTEAISLYDTYRPDVLLMDIRMNGMTGIEAAREIRRKHPDAKILFLTTFSDDEYIIDALNIGAKGYILKQDFESILPALHAVENGQNVFGNEIISKIPDLIASRQQFSYSDYGINAKELRLIEYIAKGMSNKEISECLYLSEGTIRNYLSVILDKLELRDRTQLAIFYYQHR, from the coding sequence ATGAATATCATTATCATCGATGACGACAAGCTTGTTTCATCTTCTTTAAAAACCATATTGGAGACGTCTCCAGATATCATGGTCAAGGCTTTAGGATCAGATGGGACAGAAGCGATTTCTCTATATGACACCTACCGCCCCGATGTACTGTTGATGGATATAAGGATGAACGGCATGACCGGCATAGAGGCTGCGAGAGAGATCCGCAGAAAGCATCCCGATGCTAAGATCCTGTTCCTAACCACGTTTTCCGATGATGAGTATATCATCGATGCTCTGAATATCGGCGCCAAAGGCTACATTCTGAAACAGGATTTTGAAAGCATTCTTCCCGCCCTTCATGCCGTAGAAAATGGCCAGAATGTATTTGGCAATGAAATCATCTCAAAAATACCGGATCTCATTGCAAGCAGACAGCAGTTTTCTTATTCTGATTACGGCATCAATGCAAAAGAGCTCCGGCTCATAGAATACATAGCAAAAGGCATGAGCAATAAAGAAATATCTGAATGCCTTTATTTGAGTGAGGGAACCATACGAAATTATCTCAGTGTTATCCTCGACAAGCTGGAATTAAGAGACCGGACCCAGCTTGCCATTTTCTACTACCAGCACAGATAG
- a CDS encoding HlyC/CorC family transporter, whose protein sequence is MDPSVILRLCILIILLALSAFFSSSETALTTVNVHTIRALVEDGNKHAKRVLQLIENPASMLSSILIGNNLVNISATSLATTLAIDVFGSAGAGIATGVLTILVLIFGEITPKTYATIKNTNLALRFGPIIYYVTKILTPVVIVINKLSTGLLMLLRIDAKQSRQVMTERELRTIVDASHEDGVIEKDEKEMIYNVFDFKDSIAKDIMIPRIDITFVSADASYDEVMELFMATQYSRLPVYEESKDKVIGIVYLKDIYFYRTLHRGEIFHIQDVLRKPFFTYETQKISSLLAQMQQENVSFSIVLDEYGITAGLITLEDILEELVGEIRDEYDDNELESFQELEDGSYLVNASLKLDDLNDLMDTEIESEDYDSVGGYVIELLDHLPSEGETASDESFDFKVRKVEKNRLELIQITRRAEKA, encoded by the coding sequence TTGGACCCCAGTGTCATATTAAGATTATGTATCTTAATTATCTTATTAGCTCTGTCGGCATTTTTTTCGTCGTCGGAGACAGCGCTTACAACGGTAAACGTTCATACCATCCGTGCATTAGTGGAGGATGGCAATAAGCATGCAAAACGAGTATTGCAGTTGATCGAGAACCCTGCATCTATGCTCAGCAGCATCCTGATCGGCAATAACCTTGTCAATATCTCTGCCACATCTCTGGCCACCACATTAGCTATTGACGTCTTCGGAAGCGCCGGAGCAGGGATCGCAACCGGTGTTCTCACCATTCTCGTTTTAATTTTCGGAGAGATCACCCCAAAGACCTATGCGACCATCAAAAATACAAACCTTGCGCTGCGCTTCGGCCCGATCATATATTATGTAACAAAGATCCTGACCCCTGTGGTCATCGTCATCAATAAGCTCTCTACGGGCCTTCTTATGCTTCTGCGCATTGACGCCAAGCAGTCTAGACAGGTCATGACAGAGCGGGAATTGAGAACGATTGTAGATGCCAGCCACGAGGACGGTGTCATTGAAAAAGATGAAAAAGAAATGATCTATAACGTATTTGATTTCAAGGATTCCATCGCTAAAGATATTATGATCCCGAGGATCGATATTACCTTTGTATCTGCCGATGCTTCCTATGATGAGGTCATGGAGCTTTTTATGGCTACACAGTATTCCCGCCTCCCGGTATATGAGGAGAGCAAGGACAAGGTCATTGGAATCGTTTATTTAAAGGATATATATTTTTACCGCACTCTGCACCGCGGTGAAATCTTCCATATTCAGGATGTGTTGAGAAAACCGTTCTTCACCTATGAGACACAGAAGATATCCAGTCTGCTGGCTCAGATGCAGCAGGAAAATGTCAGCTTTTCGATTGTCCTGGATGAGTACGGTATCACCGCAGGACTGATCACTCTGGAGGATATCTTAGAGGAACTGGTGGGAGAGATAAGAGATGAATATGACGACAACGAATTAGAAAGTTTCCAGGAACTTGAGGACGGTTCTTATCTCGTCAACGCTTCCCTGAAGCTTGATGATCTGAACGACTTGATGGATACAGAGATCGAGTCCGAGGACTATGACTCTGTTGGCGGTTATGTGATCGAACTGTTGGATCACCTTCCTTCTGAGGGAGAGACCGCGTCAGACGAATCTTTTGATTTTAAAGTCCGGAAAGTAGAAAAAAACAGACTGGAATTGATTCAGATCACACGCAGGGCCGAAAAAGCCTGA
- a CDS encoding DUF1653 domain-containing protein — MEQRAIPRPGDFYKHFKDKLYQIVTVAEHSETGEALVIYQALYGDYKTYARPLPMFLSQVDREKYPGVSAKYRFERVDVKTYQNITDLHQINDILERHIERKEPEIQKEHPKPEKKEPKPEEHTHEKEQQDLLIRFLDAESNEERLELLRRYEDRISETVLDSIGLSMDFPLNSEDRGRKLRELEGFIKTKMKYEKKRR; from the coding sequence ATGGAGCAGAGAGCAATACCCAGACCGGGGGATTTTTATAAACATTTCAAAGATAAGCTGTATCAGATTGTCACAGTAGCAGAACATTCGGAGACTGGAGAGGCTCTTGTTATTTACCAGGCCTTATACGGGGATTATAAAACTTATGCCAGACCGCTGCCAATGTTTTTAAGTCAAGTGGACCGTGAAAAATATCCTGGGGTCAGCGCCAAATACCGTTTTGAGCGCGTAGATGTAAAGACATACCAGAACATCACGGATCTCCACCAGATCAACGACATCCTGGAACGGCATATCGAACGAAAGGAACCGGAGATACAGAAAGAACACCCGAAACCGGAGAAAAAGGAACCAAAACCAGAGGAACACACACATGAAAAAGAGCAGCAGGATCTGCTGATCCGTTTTCTGGACGCTGAGAGCAATGAGGAACGCCTGGAACTTTTGAGAAGATATGAGGACAGGATCTCGGAGACTGTCCTGGATTCCATTGGTCTGTCCATGGATTTCCCATTAAACAGCGAAGACCGGGGAAGAAAATTAAGAGAGCTGGAAGGTTTCATTAAGACGAAAATGAAATATGAAAAGAAAAGAAGATAA
- a CDS encoding ATP-dependent helicase, translating into MTEWNEAQKQAITHKDGPMMVLAGPGSGKTTVITERTKYLVEHCEVNPSNILVITFTKAAAAEMKERFMKLAGRSLPVSFGTFHAVFFTILKHAYRLQAGCILPEHKKYGLLREIITDRDLETGDEPDFLRSLISEISLVKGQLLSMEYYHSQSCADSIFQLIYQEYNKKLQRNQWMDFDDILVYTYQLLKERKDLLAAWQNKYQYILVDEFQDISPIQYEIIKMLAAPKNNLFIVGDDDQSIYRFRGAKPEIMLGFPRDYKDSKKIQLDINYRSSPEIVDAAQKVIKANKKRFAKEIRSCKGAQVPVELRTFKDQQEECIYVAKKLREEYEKGCPFEENAILVRTNLGARTMIGKLMEYNIPFAVKDGIPSLFEHWIARDIIDYIRMALGDRRRGTFLRIMNRPKRYISREYLDQPEISFQELKEKTKDKEWLYDYIEELEEDLRLLKDMTPFLAITYIRKSVGYNAYLAEYARIRKLKEEELTDVLEELQETARAYDTYEEWFEFMRSYTEELKAQSDQKNQEKQGVIISTLHSAKGLEYERVFLIDVNEGVIPYKKAVKTEELEEERRMFYVGMTRAKKYLHVFSVEKMYNKDSSVSDFIRPLEGKRRK; encoded by the coding sequence ATGACAGAATGGAATGAGGCCCAGAAACAGGCCATTACCCATAAAGATGGTCCGATGATGGTCCTGGCCGGCCCTGGATCCGGGAAAACTACAGTGATCACGGAACGGACAAAGTATCTTGTGGAGCACTGTGAGGTAAATCCCTCCAATATTTTGGTCATTACCTTTACTAAGGCAGCGGCAGCAGAAATGAAAGAACGGTTTATGAAGCTGGCAGGGAGATCCCTGCCAGTTTCTTTCGGGACCTTTCATGCTGTATTTTTTACAATTTTAAAGCATGCGTACCGGCTTCAGGCCGGATGCATCCTGCCTGAGCACAAAAAGTATGGACTGCTCCGGGAAATCATCACGGACCGGGATCTGGAAACAGGGGATGAACCCGACTTCCTTCGTTCCCTGATCAGTGAGATCAGTCTCGTGAAAGGACAGCTGCTTTCTATGGAGTATTATCACAGCCAAAGCTGTGCGGATAGTATTTTCCAGCTGATTTATCAGGAGTATAATAAAAAGCTCCAGAGAAACCAATGGATGGACTTTGATGACATTCTGGTCTATACATATCAGCTTCTGAAAGAACGAAAAGATCTGCTGGCTGCATGGCAGAACAAGTATCAGTATATCCTTGTAGACGAATTCCAGGACATTTCACCAATCCAGTATGAGATCATAAAGATGCTGGCAGCGCCGAAGAACAACCTGTTTATCGTGGGAGATGACGATCAGTCTATTTACCGGTTCCGCGGGGCAAAGCCAGAGATCATGCTCGGATTTCCCAGGGATTATAAAGACTCAAAAAAAATTCAGTTAGACATTAATTACCGTTCCAGCCCGGAGATCGTGGACGCAGCCCAGAAAGTGATAAAGGCAAATAAAAAGCGATTTGCAAAGGAGATCAGGTCCTGCAAAGGCGCGCAGGTACCGGTGGAATTGAGGACATTTAAAGACCAGCAGGAAGAATGTATTTATGTGGCCAAAAAGCTCAGGGAAGAATACGAGAAAGGCTGCCCGTTCGAGGAGAATGCCATTCTGGTCAGGACCAACCTGGGAGCCAGGACTATGATTGGAAAGCTGATGGAGTATAATATTCCGTTTGCCGTCAAGGATGGGATTCCCAGCCTGTTTGAGCATTGGATCGCAAGAGATATCATAGATTATATCAGAATGGCACTTGGAGACCGCAGGAGAGGAACGTTCCTGCGTATCATGAACCGCCCCAAGCGTTATATCAGCAGAGAGTATCTGGATCAGCCCGAGATCTCATTTCAGGAACTGAAAGAAAAGACAAAGGATAAAGAATGGCTGTATGACTATATCGAGGAGTTAGAGGAAGATCTGAGGCTTCTGAAGGATATGACACCGTTCCTTGCAATCACCTACATAAGAAAGTCTGTGGGGTACAACGCATATCTGGCGGAGTATGCAAGGATCCGGAAACTAAAAGAGGAAGAACTCACCGACGTGTTGGAAGAGCTTCAGGAAACGGCCAGAGCCTATGATACCTATGAAGAATGGTTTGAGTTTATGAGGTCATATACAGAAGAGCTGAAAGCCCAGTCCGATCAAAAAAATCAGGAAAAGCAGGGAGTGATCATCAGTACTCTGCACAGCGCAAAAGGCTTGGAATATGAGAGGGTTTTCCTGATCGATGTAAACGAAGGTGTGATTCCATATAAAAAGGCTGTGAAGACGGAAGAACTTGAGGAAGAACGGCGCATGTTCTATGTGGGAATGACCAGGGCAAAGAAATATCTCCATGTATTTTCTGTGGAAAAGATGTATAATAAAGACAGCAGTGTGTCGGATTTTATCCGTCCTTTAGAGGGGAAGAGGAGAAAGTAA
- the gltX gene encoding glutamate--tRNA ligase, translated as MSKVRTRFAPSPTGRMHVGNLRTALYAYLIAKHEDGDFLLRIEDTDQERLVEGAVDIIYNTLAKAGLVHDEGPDKDGGCGPYVQSERQAAGIYLDYAKKLIEKGEAYYCFCDEERLESLKVKSGDVVVSHYDKHCLNLSDEEVEEKLNAGIPYVIRQNNPTEGTTTFTDEIYGEITVDNIELDDMILIKSDGYPTYNFANVVDDHLMGITHVVRGNEYLSSTPKYNRLYDAFGWEKPVYVHCPLITDEEHKKLSKRSGHSSFEDLLEAGYLPDTIVNFVALLGWSPGGEREIFSLKELEEAFDYHHMSKTPAVFDMTKLSWMNGEYIKAMDDESFKAAAMPYVREVITKDVDIEKILSMVKTRIELFTEIKDHIDFFEEVPEYDSSMYQHKKMKTTKESALEVLKEILPVFEAQEDFSNDALYQTLLGFAKSHEVKNGYVMWPVRTAVSGKQMTPGGASELMEILGKEESVKRLHAAVEKLEAELS; from the coding sequence ATGAGTAAAGTAAGAACAAGATTTGCCCCAAGCCCTACTGGAAGAATGCATGTAGGGAATTTAAGAACCGCATTATATGCGTATTTGATTGCAAAACACGAAGATGGAGATTTTCTGCTTCGTATTGAAGATACAGATCAGGAGCGTCTGGTAGAAGGAGCGGTGGATATTATTTATAACACACTGGCGAAAGCAGGGCTTGTCCACGATGAAGGGCCGGATAAGGACGGAGGCTGCGGGCCCTATGTTCAGAGTGAGCGCCAGGCGGCAGGTATTTATCTGGACTATGCCAAGAAGCTGATTGAAAAAGGAGAGGCATACTACTGTTTCTGTGACGAGGAACGCCTGGAGAGCCTCAAGGTGAAGTCAGGAGATGTGGTTGTAAGCCATTACGACAAGCACTGTCTGAATCTGAGCGATGAAGAAGTGGAAGAAAAACTGAACGCAGGAATCCCGTATGTGATCCGCCAGAACAATCCAACAGAAGGAACGACCACATTTACCGATGAGATTTACGGTGAGATCACAGTGGACAATATAGAGTTGGATGATATGATCTTGATCAAGTCCGACGGTTATCCAACCTATAACTTCGCAAATGTGGTGGACGATCATCTGATGGGGATCACCCATGTTGTCCGTGGCAATGAATATCTTTCTTCCACGCCGAAGTACAACCGTCTATATGATGCATTTGGATGGGAAAAGCCTGTTTATGTGCACTGCCCTCTGATCACGGATGAGGAGCATAAGAAGCTGAGCAAACGAAGCGGACATTCTTCTTTTGAGGATCTGCTGGAGGCAGGATATCTTCCGGATACGATCGTAAACTTTGTAGCACTGCTTGGCTGGAGCCCGGGAGGGGAGAGGGAGATCTTCTCCTTAAAAGAGCTGGAAGAGGCGTTCGACTATCATCATATGTCCAAGACACCGGCAGTATTTGATATGACAAAGCTTTCATGGATGAACGGAGAATATATCAAAGCCATGGACGATGAAAGCTTTAAGGCTGCAGCGATGCCGTATGTCCGGGAAGTGATCACGAAGGATGTGGACATTGAAAAGATTTTATCTATGGTGAAGACAAGGATCGAGCTGTTCACTGAGATCAAGGATCATATTGATTTCTTTGAGGAAGTGCCGGAGTATGATAGTTCCATGTATCAGCACAAGAAGATGAAGACTACAAAAGAGTCCGCGCTGGAAGTTTTGAAAGAGATCCTGCCGGTTTTTGAGGCCCAGGAAGACTTTAGCAACGATGCACTGTATCAGACCCTGCTTGGATTCGCTAAAAGCCATGAGGTCAAAAATGGCTACGTCATGTGGCCGGTCCGCACTGCTGTGTCAGGAAAACAGATGACACCGGGAGGAGCTTCTGAGCTCATGGAGATTTTAGGAAAGGAAGAGTCTGTGAAAAGACTGCATGCGGCTGTTGAAAAGTTAGAGGCAGAGCTTTCATGA
- the hydF gene encoding [FeFe] hydrogenase H-cluster maturation GTPase HydF: protein MGLNETPRGDRIHIALFGKRNAGKSSIINALTDQELAIVSDVKGTTTDPVYKAMELLPLGPVVMIDTPGLDDEGELGQKRVDKAKEVLRKTDIALVIADAGTGLTEFEDGILDLIKERKLPYLIVYNKADVTGSDSRRDQENSCFVSAITKEGIYELKEAIGKLIPQEDKHKKIVGDLILPGDFVVLVVPIDSAAPKGRLILPQQQTIRDILESGACSIVVRESELEQTLQDIGRTPALIITDSQAFEQVSAIVPEDIPLTSFSILFARYKGDLEEEVKGARVVDQLKDGSRILIAEGCTHHRQCDDIGTVKIPRWLTEYTGKKLNFETSSGSTFPEDLSGYDLIVHCGGCTLNPKEMKHRIASSVRAKVPIVNYGVLIAELKGILERSLEPLKL, encoded by the coding sequence ATGGGTTTAAATGAGACACCAAGGGGGGACAGGATTCATATCGCATTGTTTGGGAAAAGGAATGCGGGGAAATCCAGTATTATCAATGCGTTGACGGACCAGGAACTAGCCATTGTATCCGATGTGAAGGGAACAACAACTGATCCGGTTTATAAGGCCATGGAGCTTCTGCCGCTGGGGCCGGTGGTGATGATCGACACACCGGGCCTGGATGATGAGGGCGAACTGGGACAAAAGAGGGTGGACAAGGCAAAGGAAGTTCTCCGAAAGACAGATATTGCGCTGGTGATTGCCGATGCCGGGACAGGGCTTACAGAGTTTGAAGATGGAATTCTCGATCTGATCAAGGAACGGAAGCTTCCTTATCTGATCGTCTATAATAAGGCAGACGTAACCGGCAGTGACAGCCGCAGAGACCAGGAAAACTCTTGTTTTGTCAGTGCCATTACAAAGGAAGGAATTTATGAGCTGAAGGAAGCCATCGGAAAGCTGATTCCCCAGGAAGACAAGCACAAAAAGATCGTGGGAGATCTGATCTTACCGGGGGATTTTGTGGTACTTGTAGTTCCTATAGACTCAGCGGCGCCGAAGGGGCGTCTGATCCTGCCACAGCAGCAGACGATCCGGGATATTTTGGAGAGCGGGGCATGTTCCATTGTAGTGAGGGAATCGGAACTTGAACAAACCCTCCAGGATATTGGAAGAACTCCTGCGCTGATCATCACGGACTCGCAGGCATTTGAACAGGTGTCTGCTATAGTGCCGGAGGATATTCCTCTCACATCCTTTTCCATTCTGTTTGCCAGATACAAAGGCGACCTTGAAGAGGAAGTGAAGGGGGCCAGAGTTGTGGATCAGTTGAAGGACGGATCCAGGATTTTGATCGCGGAAGGATGCACCCATCACCGCCAGTGCGATGATATCGGAACCGTGAAGATTCCAAGGTGGCTGACAGAATATACGGGAAAGAAGCTGAACTTTGAAACATCCAGCGGCAGTACCTTTCCGGAAGACTTAAGCGGTTATGACCTGATCGTACACTGCGGAGGCTGTACGCTGAATCCAAAGGAGATGAAACACAGGATTGCTTCATCTGTGAGAGCGAAGGTGCCGATCGTCAATTACGGTGTTTTGATCGCAGAACTGAAAGGAATCCTCGAACGTAGTTTAGAGCCGCTGAAACTTTGA
- a CDS encoding TVP38/TMEM64 family protein, whose translation MSRQAVKKATNLTTLVLIGALIIFSIYGYQKGIFTNRQQMELFIRHSSFWGPLLFILIQVAQVVIAVIPGGLTCLAGVVFFGPWYGFLYSAIGILIGSCINFYLARQYGEKFIRLFVSDETYEKTREKFLTGKRFDVVFTAAILLPCAPDDVLCMIAGLTDMSWRKFLTILILGRPVTIIVYSLGGAMIPLLMS comes from the coding sequence ATGAGCAGACAAGCTGTAAAAAAAGCGACAAATCTCACAACTCTGGTATTGATCGGAGCGTTGATCATATTCTCTATATATGGATATCAAAAAGGAATTTTTACAAACAGGCAGCAGATGGAGTTGTTCATCCGGCACAGCAGTTTTTGGGGACCGCTCCTGTTTATACTCATTCAGGTTGCTCAGGTGGTGATCGCAGTGATTCCGGGAGGTCTTACCTGTCTGGCGGGGGTTGTCTTTTTCGGTCCGTGGTATGGATTTTTGTACAGTGCCATTGGAATCCTCATCGGTTCCTGCATCAATTTTTATCTTGCAAGACAATACGGAGAAAAATTTATTCGTCTGTTTGTAAGTGATGAGACGTATGAAAAGACGAGAGAAAAATTTTTGACTGGGAAAAGATTTGATGTAGTATTTACGGCGGCAATTCTTCTTCCATGTGCACCTGACGACGTACTTTGTATGATCGCCGGACTGACAGACATGTCATGGAGAAAGTTTTTAACCATTCTTATTCTGGGAAGACCGGTGACGATCATAGTGTACAGCTTAGGAGGAGCCATGATTCCACTGTTGATGAGCTGA
- a CDS encoding copper homeostasis protein CutC yields MGEIMLECCVDSFESAVIAKEAGTKRLELCSDLMIGGTTPSSKLLEMIKIRLDIPVHVLIRPRFGDFLYTEEEIVLMRSEIHHFRELGADGVVFGCLTKDGRLDMRRMESLMQKTMGMSVTLNRAFDVCVNPYEAMIEAIELGIDTVLTSGQKNCCAEGKELLKNLLEVAGKDITVMVGAGVNAGVIEDFLKEAPFQAFHMSGKKTVESQMEYRKPDVSMGLPMMSEYERFVTDAEEIKRAADVIEKYIHSR; encoded by the coding sequence ATGGGAGAGATTATGTTGGAATGCTGTGTGGATTCATTTGAGTCTGCAGTGATCGCAAAAGAAGCCGGGACAAAACGGCTGGAACTCTGCAGTGATCTGATGATAGGAGGAACTACGCCGAGTTCAAAGCTTTTGGAGATGATCAAGATCCGTCTCGACATCCCAGTCCACGTATTGATCCGGCCCAGATTTGGAGACTTTTTATACACGGAAGAAGAGATTGTGCTTATGAGAAGTGAGATCCATCATTTCCGGGAGCTGGGAGCAGACGGTGTGGTATTCGGATGCCTTACAAAGGATGGCAGGCTCGATATGAGACGCATGGAAAGTCTGATGCAGAAAACAATGGGGATGTCTGTCACACTGAACAGAGCGTTTGATGTGTGTGTCAACCCTTATGAGGCGATGATCGAAGCCATTGAACTGGGAATTGACACAGTGCTCACTTCTGGGCAGAAAAATTGCTGTGCCGAGGGTAAAGAACTTTTAAAGAACCTTCTGGAAGTGGCAGGAAAAGATATCACTGTCATGGTCGGTGCGGGAGTGAATGCCGGTGTCATTGAAGATTTTTTGAAAGAAGCCCCTTTCCAGGCGTTTCATATGTCAGGCAAGAAGACGGTTGAAAGCCAGATGGAATACCGCAAACCAGATGTCAGCATGGGGCTGCCTATGATGAGTGAGTATGAGCGCTTTGTGACGGATGCAGAGGAGATTAAAAGAGCTGCAGATGTCATAGAGAAGTACATCCATTCAAGATAG